One segment of Solanum stenotomum isolate F172 chromosome 1, ASM1918654v1, whole genome shotgun sequence DNA contains the following:
- the LOC125853691 gene encoding uncharacterized protein LOC125853691: MKRILMMSIGSKWREWKHEAKSSGYDSYTNDVERLANRPNRVEEDQWRALVHYWSSTDAKKKSERNKESRTKLTMPHTSGRKSYSQIIDNMTKEKGVKPTRIDVFKKTHTKKNNEPINEKASEVMKEMNDLAEVYPELYVPGSAPNDVYSQLMGPDTHGNVRTLGKGAAPSFVYGSLYKRSQNEQRDFDKRVEIEVQNVTSTLKIEMEEKLFEAKEEIEVMDKKLSKAEEDMEMMKKKLSEANMSMEEKIDDKVKAGILAYVDSLGITLGSNRKSFSNEQVSNKSIEDRQQSLSPVSVVDPKKENTVWKTGRSVVGQGKKKWNF; this comes from the exons ATGAAGCGTATTTTGATGATGTCAATTGGATCTAAATGGAGAGAATGGAAGCATGAAGCAAAAAGCAGTGGTTATGACTCATACACCAATGATGTTGAACGCTTAGCTAATCGTCCAAATAGGGTTGAAGAAGATCAATGGCGTGCACTAGTACATTATTGGAGCTCAACTGATGCAAAG AAAAAGAGTGAGAGGAACAAAGAAAGTCGGACGAAGTTGACTATGCCACACACATCAGGAAGAAAGAGTTATTCTCAAATTATAGATAAT ATGACAAAGGAGAAGGGTGTAAAACCAACTCGTATCGATGTGTTCAAAAAAACACATACGAAAAAGAACAATGAACCAATAAATGAAAAAGCCAGTGAAGTTATG aAAGAAATGAATGATCTTGCTGAGGTATACCCTGAGTTATATGTACCTGGAAGTGCTCCAAATGATGTGTACTCACAATTAATGGGGCCAGACACTCATGGAAATGTCCGAACTCTAGGAAAAGGAGCAGCTCCAAGTTTTGTTTATGGCTCGTTATACAAGCGATCCCAAAATGAGCAAAGAGATTTTGATAAAAGAGTTGAGATAGAAGTTCAAAACGTAACCTCTACTCTGAAAATTGAGATGGAGGAAAAGTTATTTGAAGCGAAAGAAGAAATTGAAGTGATGGATAAGAAGTTATCGAAAGCAGAGGAAGATATggaaatgatgaagaaaaaattatctgAAGCAAATATGAGTatggaagaaaaaatagatgATAAAGTAAAAGCAGGGATACTAGCATATGTAGATTCTTTGGGTATTACTCTTGGCTCAAATAGAAAATCATTTAGTAATGAGCAG GTTTCTAATAAATCTATTGAAGATCGCCAACAATCATTATCGCCCGTTTCAGTTGTTGACCCGAAAAAG GAAAACACAGTCTGGAAGACTGGAAGAAGTGTAGTTGGCCAAGGAAAAAAGAAGTGG AATTTTTGA